Proteins encoded together in one Hymenobacter monticola window:
- a CDS encoding M28 family peptidase yields the protein MKQTPLLLAFLALASAAPAHAQGKVKVKTKGGVTAPAKTKIKDDKAVAATQPVAPEDFSVKYADLVSAERLRTHLAVLASDEYEGRETGMKGQHMAAAYVAAQFKNAGLTGPVTTGTDPYLQQFNVEQVSWADGATLKVGKTSYAWLTDFYGTGDSPFATETTVTPVFVGYGIEQAGYSDYAGLDVAGKDLLILQGEPTGDGGKALLSPDGAPSQWGTDRAKVQLATQKGARSVFFVNFNPASNFAKQTARLAPYISRPSVVMPSEGQKPSRVPTFNVSPAVGLALLGTKDAAMQAYLAKTNSTKQPVKSTFKVKPMQIRAERKRTPLGTENALGFIEGTDKKDDIIVISAHHDHLGIQNGVVFNGADDDGSGTSAIVSMAEAFAKAKADGHGPRRSLLFLSVTGEEKGLFGSEYYSKHPIFPLAQTEADLNVDMIGRTDVEHEGKPDYVYVIGSDKLASELKVILEAENKQYSNLDLDYRFDDPADPNRFYYRSDHYNFAVNKVPVAFFFNGVHADYHKETDEISKIEFSKMEKRAKLVFHLAWELANRDGRIVVDSNKP from the coding sequence ATGAAACAAACCCCTCTCCTGCTGGCCTTTCTGGCCCTGGCCAGCGCTGCCCCGGCCCATGCGCAGGGCAAGGTCAAAGTGAAGACCAAAGGGGGCGTGACGGCGCCCGCCAAAACCAAAATCAAGGACGACAAAGCTGTTGCCGCCACCCAGCCCGTGGCTCCGGAAGACTTTAGCGTAAAATACGCCGACCTGGTATCGGCCGAGCGGCTGCGCACGCACCTGGCGGTGCTGGCCTCCGACGAGTACGAAGGTCGCGAAACGGGCATGAAGGGCCAGCACATGGCCGCCGCCTACGTGGCCGCCCAGTTTAAAAACGCCGGCCTGACCGGCCCCGTGACCACCGGCACCGACCCTTACCTGCAACAATTCAACGTGGAGCAGGTGAGTTGGGCCGACGGCGCCACCCTGAAAGTGGGCAAAACCAGCTACGCCTGGCTGACCGACTTCTATGGCACCGGCGACTCGCCTTTTGCTACCGAAACCACCGTGACGCCGGTGTTTGTGGGCTACGGCATCGAGCAGGCCGGCTACTCCGACTACGCCGGCCTCGACGTGGCGGGCAAAGACCTGCTCATCTTGCAAGGTGAGCCCACCGGCGACGGCGGCAAAGCCCTGCTGAGCCCCGACGGGGCGCCCTCGCAGTGGGGCACCGACCGCGCCAAGGTGCAGCTAGCCACTCAGAAAGGCGCCCGCTCGGTGTTCTTCGTGAACTTTAATCCCGCCAGCAACTTCGCTAAGCAGACGGCCCGCCTGGCGCCTTACATCAGCCGTCCTTCGGTGGTGATGCCCAGCGAAGGCCAAAAGCCGAGCCGCGTACCGACGTTCAATGTGTCGCCGGCCGTGGGGCTGGCGTTGCTGGGCACCAAGGATGCGGCCATGCAGGCCTACCTGGCCAAAACCAACAGCACCAAGCAGCCGGTGAAATCGACCTTTAAGGTGAAGCCGATGCAGATTCGGGCCGAGCGCAAGCGCACGCCGCTGGGCACGGAAAACGCGCTGGGCTTCATCGAAGGCACTGATAAGAAGGACGACATCATTGTGATTTCGGCCCACCACGACCACCTGGGCATTCAGAACGGCGTGGTGTTCAACGGGGCCGACGACGATGGCTCGGGCACCTCGGCCATTGTGTCGATGGCCGAGGCTTTCGCTAAGGCCAAGGCCGACGGGCACGGCCCGCGCCGCAGCCTGCTCTTCCTGAGCGTGACGGGCGAGGAAAAGGGCCTGTTTGGCTCGGAATACTACTCGAAGCACCCCATTTTCCCGCTGGCCCAGACGGAAGCCGACCTGAACGTGGATATGATAGGACGCACCGACGTGGAGCACGAGGGCAAGCCGGACTACGTGTACGTCATCGGTTCCGACAAGCTGGCCTCGGAGTTGAAAGTGATTCTGGAAGCCGAAAACAAGCAGTACAGCAACCTCGACCTGGATTACCGCTTCGATGACCCGGCCGACCCGAACCGCTTCTACTACCGCTCCGACCACTACAACTTCGCGGTGAACAAGGTGCCGGTGGCCTTTTTCTTCAACGGCGTGCATGCCGACTACCACAAGGAAACCGACGAAATCAGCAAAATCGAGTTTTCGAAGATGGAGAAGCGCGCCAAGCTGGTGTTTCACCTGGCCTGGGAGTTGGCCAACCGCGACGGCCGCATTGTGGTTGACTCGAACAAGCCGTAG
- the ispF gene encoding 2-C-methyl-D-erythritol 2,4-cyclodiphosphate synthase, whose protein sequence is MKIRTGFGYDVHQLKEGLPFWLGGIEVPHTHGALGHSDADVLIHVICDALLGAANLRDIGFHFPDTDPQYKGIDSKKLLAGVMRLLRERGYEVGNVDSTICLERPKINPHIPEMQRVLAAVMGVAEEDISIKATTTEKLGFVGRQEGVAAYASVLIVKS, encoded by the coding sequence ATGAAAATCCGGACCGGCTTCGGCTACGACGTTCACCAATTGAAGGAAGGACTGCCCTTCTGGCTCGGCGGCATTGAGGTGCCGCACACCCACGGCGCCCTCGGCCACTCCGACGCCGACGTGCTCATTCACGTTATTTGCGACGCGCTACTGGGCGCCGCCAACCTGCGCGATATCGGCTTTCATTTCCCCGACACCGACCCGCAGTACAAAGGCATCGACTCGAAAAAGCTGCTGGCCGGCGTGATGCGCCTGCTGCGCGAACGTGGCTACGAGGTGGGTAACGTGGACTCGACCATCTGCCTGGAGCGCCCCAAAATCAACCCCCACATCCCGGAAATGCAGCGCGTGCTGGCCGCCGTGATGGGCGTGGCCGAAGAAGATATTTCCATTAAAGCAACCACGACCGAAAAACTGGGTTTTGTGGGCCGGCAGGAAGGCGTGGCCGCCTACGCCAGCGTGCTGATTGTGAAATCGTAA
- a CDS encoding TetR/AcrR family transcriptional regulator — translation MEIKDRILNHAQRLFMRNGIKSVSMDDIAADMAMSKKTLYKWFENKDQIVMAGITNHLNGVQGECAGVASKAANAVEEMLMLAKWADEQFADVHPSIFNDMKKYHPAAWELFRAHKNTFILAQIAQNLRRGMAEGLFRPDLDVEVLARLNLAQIELAFDSELYPSAQFSPVRVNRVFDEHFLLGVATLKGHKLINEYRHITEAE, via the coding sequence ATGGAAATCAAAGACCGAATCCTGAACCACGCCCAGCGGCTCTTCATGCGCAACGGCATCAAAAGCGTGAGCATGGACGACATCGCCGCCGACATGGCCATGTCGAAAAAGACCCTTTACAAATGGTTCGAAAACAAGGACCAGATTGTGATGGCCGGCATCACCAACCACCTCAACGGTGTGCAGGGCGAGTGCGCGGGGGTGGCCAGCAAAGCGGCCAACGCCGTGGAGGAAATGCTGATGCTGGCGAAGTGGGCCGACGAGCAGTTTGCCGACGTGCACCCCAGCATCTTCAACGACATGAAGAAGTACCATCCGGCGGCCTGGGAGCTATTTCGGGCCCATAAAAACACCTTCATTCTGGCCCAGATAGCGCAGAACCTGCGCCGGGGCATGGCCGAGGGCCTGTTCCGGCCCGACCTCGACGTGGAGGTGCTGGCCCGCCTCAACCTGGCCCAGATTGAGCTGGCGTTCGACTCGGAGCTGTACCCGTCCGCGCAGTTCAGCCCGGTGCGCGTCAACCGGGTGTTCGACGAGCATTTTCTGCTTGGTGTGGCTACCCTCAAGGGCCACAAGCTCATCAACGAGTACCGGCACATCACCGAGGCCGAATAA
- a CDS encoding TolC family protein, translated as MNMLFRTRFLLAAALGVAVPQALLAQTSPSAMPAAPPTTGTMPLSLQQAVDYAIKNKSSLLATRLGEATAAARVGEIKSAGLPQVNVAATLSDNFKLQKSLVDVGAFGGGTAPALTAADIAKAQSGQTATLSQVNVERVALPPQAIAFGLQYAGNSSVSVSQLLFDGSYLIGLKAAKVYTELAKKQTQQAEIDVAEQVSKAYYSTLVARSRLSLLARNVQRLDTVLYQTDKTFKAGFAEKLDVDRLRVQRNNLVVEQQKAQRLTELSVGLLKFQMGLPQSQNISLTDSLGAAVVDAGSLRRALGVASLNTGGGALGQAPVPTAPATPGADNTAAQNRLDQQNALSGGLGSQARGAINYNNRIEFSTLETQQALAGLDLRNRQAGAYPRLVLTGAYGFLGSSNQLGELFAFRGPDSRNSNGFPNQNWFGFGNVGLSLQVPVFDGFRRKYLVQQSRLQQQTIEKGFETLKQSIDLQDAQSRTTLINALDVLDNQKANLDLATDVARVTRIKFNAGVGSNLEVITAETDLRSAQTNYYSAIYDVLVAKVDRDKATGELYNQVKK; from the coding sequence ATGAACATGCTGTTTCGAACCAGATTCCTGCTGGCGGCTGCCCTTGGTGTGGCCGTGCCGCAGGCGCTGCTTGCCCAAACCTCGCCAAGTGCCATGCCGGCGGCCCCGCCCACCACGGGCACCATGCCCCTGAGCCTGCAACAGGCCGTGGACTACGCCATTAAGAACAAGTCGAGCCTGCTGGCTACCCGCCTGGGCGAGGCCACGGCGGCCGCCCGCGTGGGCGAAATCAAGAGTGCCGGCCTGCCACAGGTGAACGTGGCCGCCACGCTCTCCGATAACTTCAAGCTGCAGAAAAGCCTGGTGGACGTGGGCGCCTTCGGAGGTGGTACCGCTCCGGCCCTCACCGCCGCCGACATTGCCAAGGCGCAGAGCGGCCAGACCGCCACCCTCTCCCAGGTAAATGTGGAGCGGGTGGCGCTGCCGCCCCAGGCCATTGCCTTTGGCCTGCAGTATGCCGGTAACTCCAGCGTGTCGGTGTCGCAGCTGCTGTTCGACGGCTCGTACCTGATTGGTTTGAAGGCCGCTAAGGTGTACACCGAGCTGGCCAAGAAGCAGACCCAGCAGGCCGAAATCGATGTGGCCGAGCAGGTGAGCAAGGCGTACTACAGCACGCTGGTGGCGCGTTCGCGCCTCTCGCTGCTGGCCCGCAACGTGCAGCGCCTCGATACGGTGCTCTACCAAACGGACAAGACCTTCAAGGCCGGTTTTGCCGAGAAGCTGGACGTGGACCGGCTGCGCGTGCAGCGCAACAACCTGGTGGTGGAGCAGCAGAAAGCCCAGCGCCTCACCGAGCTGAGCGTGGGGCTGCTGAAGTTCCAGATGGGCCTGCCGCAAAGCCAGAACATCAGCTTGACCGACTCGCTGGGCGCGGCCGTGGTGGATGCCGGCAGTTTGCGCCGGGCCTTGGGCGTGGCCAGCTTAAATACGGGCGGTGGCGCCCTGGGCCAGGCCCCGGTGCCCACCGCGCCGGCCACGCCGGGCGCCGATAATACGGCCGCCCAGAACCGCCTCGACCAGCAAAACGCCCTCTCCGGCGGGTTGGGCTCGCAGGCCCGCGGCGCCATCAACTACAACAACCGCATCGAATTCTCGACCCTGGAAACGCAGCAGGCCCTGGCCGGCCTCGACCTGCGCAACCGCCAGGCCGGTGCCTACCCGCGCCTCGTGCTCACGGGCGCCTATGGTTTCCTGGGCTCCTCGAACCAGCTGGGCGAGTTGTTCGCCTTCCGCGGGCCGGACTCGCGCAACAGCAACGGCTTCCCCAACCAGAACTGGTTTGGCTTCGGCAACGTGGGCCTGAGCCTGCAGGTGCCGGTGTTCGACGGTTTCCGCCGCAAGTACCTGGTGCAGCAGAGCCGCCTACAACAGCAGACCATTGAAAAGGGCTTCGAAACGCTGAAGCAGAGCATCGACCTGCAGGACGCCCAGAGCCGCACCACGCTCATCAACGCGCTGGACGTGCTCGACAACCAGAAAGCCAACCTCGACTTGGCCACCGACGTGGCCCGCGTGACGCGCATCAAGTTCAACGCCGGCGTGGGCTCCAACCTGGAGGTGATTACGGCGGAAACGGATTTGCGCTCGGCCCAAACCAACTACTACAGCGCCATTTACGACGTGCTGGTGGCCAAAGTGGACCGCGACAAGGCCACCGGCGAGCTGTATAACCAAGTGAAAAAATAA